Proteins encoded in a region of the Flavobacterium sp. PMTSA4 genome:
- the ygiD gene encoding 4,5-DOPA-extradiol-dioxygenase, which produces MNSLNTLYNWSKDLKDSDYKMPVLFIGHGSPMNGIEDNEFTRTWTQFGKEIPTPSAVLVVSAHWLTNGTHITAMEHPKTIHDFGGFPKELYEVEYPAKGSPELAAATAELITTTHVGLDHEWGLDHGTWTVVKHMYPDANIPVLQLSIDYSKPAQYHYELAKQITLLRKKGVLIIGSGNMVHNLRMVAWDKLREPEFGYDWAIEMNQLFKDKISARDFNSLIHYEQLGSAAKLAIPTPDHYYPLLYTLGLQDEKDEVGFYNDKAVGGSLTMTSVKVG; this is translated from the coding sequence ATGAATAGTTTAAATACCTTATACAACTGGTCTAAAGACTTAAAAGATTCCGATTATAAAATGCCTGTTTTATTCATTGGGCACGGTTCGCCCATGAACGGAATAGAAGATAACGAGTTTACACGTACTTGGACACAGTTTGGCAAAGAAATTCCAACACCTTCAGCAGTATTAGTAGTTTCGGCACATTGGCTCACTAATGGAACCCACATCACGGCAATGGAGCATCCAAAGACAATTCACGATTTTGGAGGTTTTCCAAAAGAGTTGTATGAAGTAGAATATCCTGCTAAAGGTAGTCCAGAACTGGCAGCAGCAACAGCTGAACTAATAACCACTACTCATGTTGGTCTTGATCATGAATGGGGATTGGACCACGGCACTTGGACAGTAGTAAAACACATGTATCCTGATGCTAATATACCCGTGCTACAACTCAGTATTGATTATAGTAAACCTGCTCAATACCACTACGAATTGGCTAAACAAATCACTTTGTTACGCAAAAAAGGAGTACTGATTATTGGTAGCGGCAATATGGTGCACAACCTACGAATGGTTGCTTGGGATAAACTCAGAGAACCCGAGTTTGGCTATGACTGGGCAATAGAGATGAACCAACTTTTTAAAGATAAAATCAGTGCTAGAGATTTTAATTCTTTAATACATTATGAACAATTGGGTTCTGCCGCAAAACTTGCTATACCAACACCTGACCATTACTATCCACTCTTGTATACCTTAGGACTGCAAGATGAAAAAGATGAGGTTGGGTTTTATAACGACAAAGCCGTTGGAGGTTCGCTCACGATGACCTCGGTGAAGGTTGGGTAA
- a CDS encoding DoxX family protein, with protein sequence MKNKILFVVALLFGLMFLNAGLDKFFHYMPMPEDMPEEMQKTFAAYMQIGWLLPLVGVVEIVGGLLVIIPRTRALGALVILPVMVGIVLANTTGDTSGLPLVAVMSAILVWIMVENREKYAPLFK encoded by the coding sequence ATGAAAAACAAAATTCTCTTTGTAGTAGCACTATTGTTTGGCTTAATGTTCCTCAATGCCGGACTGGACAAATTTTTCCACTACATGCCAATGCCAGAGGACATGCCCGAAGAAATGCAAAAAACCTTTGCCGCTTATATGCAAATTGGCTGGCTTTTACCGCTAGTAGGCGTAGTTGAAATAGTAGGCGGATTACTAGTTATTATTCCACGAACACGTGCTTTGGGTGCTTTAGTTATACTACCTGTAATGGTTGGTATTGTACTGGCAAACACTACAGGAGACACTAGCGGCTTACCACTGGTTGCCGTTATGAGTGCTATATTAGTTTGGATTATGGTTGAGAACCGAGAAAAATATGCGCCGTTGTTTAAATAA
- a CDS encoding dihydrofolate reductase family protein: MRKVIAALNMTLDGFCDHTAGMPDAEIHAHYTELLGRGDVILYGRTTYQLMEFWQTVLENPSEEKSMNDFAVAIDTIEKVVFSRTIHNVDWDSARLAKRDLKDEVLELKKQSGEAIFVGSRSLIIQLLNMGLVDEFQLCIYPVVEGKGLPLFEGINGRTFLKLVNTKTFKSGALLLYYEPQYE, translated from the coding sequence ATGAGAAAAGTTATAGCAGCATTGAATATGACACTCGATGGGTTTTGTGACCACACTGCGGGCATGCCCGATGCGGAAATACATGCGCATTATACGGAGCTTTTGGGTAGGGGTGATGTGATATTGTATGGCAGAACGACGTATCAGCTTATGGAGTTTTGGCAGACTGTGCTTGAAAATCCTTCGGAGGAAAAGTCGATGAATGATTTTGCTGTGGCGATAGATACTATTGAGAAGGTTGTTTTTTCGCGGACAATACATAATGTTGATTGGGATAGTGCCAGACTGGCAAAGCGCGACTTGAAAGATGAGGTTTTGGAACTGAAGAAGCAATCGGGAGAAGCTATTTTTGTTGGTAGCAGGAGTTTGATTATTCAGTTGCTAAATATGGGTTTGGTTGATGAGTTTCAATTGTGTATTTATCCGGTTGTTGAGGGAAAAGGGTTGCCGCTGTTTGAAGGTATAAACGGCAGGACTTTTTTAAAACTTGTTAATACTAAAACGTTTAAAAGTGGTGCATTGTTGTTGTATTATGAACCACAATATGAATAG
- a CDS encoding carboxypeptidase-like regulatory domain-containing protein, which yields MNRKQERKLSMFVVLAQFIQGTLSAILAAMPNFDNLFGEFMHKVNEINVLTGNQVLNREGNFIEKITIKELVSKQGGVIAGKVMGYASNNDLYLLYSEVDYTESGLVKLPDTLCRTTCMIIHDKALEHLANLAPYGVTAEMLGEFKANVELYELSIPKPKAGIQDKKAATAGLKVKFQEASVLVAKMFKLTRIVTTEYPEFVEEFINAKRIDKAAYYELSAKGMVVDGEGNRVGKVTMVCNELNFKRRVSASGGFYLKHMEDGVYQFVFSRPGYETTVVKMVFYKGERFDVEVVMKVA from the coding sequence ATGAACAGAAAACAGGAACGAAAGTTATCAATGTTTGTTGTGCTTGCACAATTTATTCAAGGTACATTGTCTGCTATACTAGCAGCGATGCCAAATTTTGACAATTTGTTTGGTGAGTTTATGCACAAGGTAAATGAGATTAACGTTTTGACGGGTAATCAGGTGCTGAACCGCGAGGGAAATTTTATTGAAAAGATTACGATAAAAGAACTTGTGAGTAAACAAGGTGGTGTTATTGCTGGTAAAGTTATGGGGTATGCCAGTAATAATGATTTGTATTTGCTGTATAGCGAGGTTGATTATACGGAATCGGGGTTGGTGAAACTGCCAGATACTTTGTGTAGAACGACTTGTATGATTATACATGACAAGGCATTGGAGCATTTGGCTAACTTGGCACCTTATGGTGTTACTGCTGAAATGCTTGGAGAATTTAAGGCTAATGTTGAATTGTATGAGTTATCAATACCTAAGCCAAAGGCGGGAATACAGGATAAAAAGGCTGCCACTGCTGGGCTGAAAGTTAAATTTCAAGAGGCTTCTGTATTGGTAGCTAAGATGTTTAAACTGACTCGAATAGTTACTACTGAATATCCTGAATTTGTTGAGGAATTTATTAATGCAAAACGTATTGATAAAGCGGCTTATTATGAATTGAGTGCTAAAGGAATGGTGGTTGATGGGGAAGGAAATAGAGTGGGGAAAGTTACTATGGTTTGTAATGAGTTGAATTTTAAGCGCAGAGTTTCTGCGAGTGGTGGTTTTTATTTAAAGCATATGGAGGATGGGGTTTATCAGTTTGTTTTTAGCCGCCCAGGTTATGAAACGACTGTTGTTAAAATGGTTTTTTATAAAGGAGAAAGGTTTGATGTTGAGGTTGTGATGAAGGTGGCGTAA
- a CDS encoding MFS transporter → MTNYTTSQKLKHLLSFPVIIASLGYFVDIYDLLLFGIVRVPSLTDLGLNVDTVGTTIINYQMTGLLLGGILWGIYGDKKGRLSVLFGSILVYSVANIACGFLPQLPFEDKATLYAILRFIAGIGLAGELGAGITLVSESLPKELRAIGTSIVAGFGLLGAVVAQLTVELAGSWTTAYFIGGALGLVLLVLRVSVSESGIYKDIEHDTSITKGNFLSFFTNKTRFIKYLKCIAIGLPTWFSIGILALMANQFAPIMGIDNIVPGKAIMWAYIGISVGDFASGFISHLLHSRKKAIFYMMLFTVVGVSLLLFASPKTENMYYFYCVWLGLGTGYWAMFVTVAAEQFGTNVRSTATTTVPNMVRGLLPVMLIGFDYFKQSMSVIYAAAIIGLIAFTLGIYSTLTIKETHNTDLDFTE, encoded by the coding sequence ATGACCAACTATACCACCAGCCAAAAACTAAAACACCTTTTAAGCTTTCCAGTAATCATTGCCTCATTAGGCTACTTTGTTGATATATACGACCTGCTGCTTTTTGGCATTGTCAGAGTTCCCAGCCTCACCGACTTAGGACTCAACGTAGACACCGTAGGCACTACCATCATCAATTATCAAATGACAGGTTTACTACTCGGTGGCATACTTTGGGGTATTTATGGCGACAAAAAAGGACGACTATCCGTTCTCTTTGGTTCCATATTAGTCTATTCAGTAGCCAATATCGCTTGTGGTTTTCTACCCCAACTACCGTTTGAAGACAAAGCAACACTCTATGCCATCCTGCGTTTCATAGCAGGAATAGGACTCGCCGGAGAACTAGGCGCCGGAATAACGCTCGTTTCCGAAAGCCTACCCAAAGAACTCCGCGCCATAGGAACATCAATAGTAGCCGGTTTTGGTCTGCTTGGTGCCGTAGTAGCACAACTCACCGTTGAACTCGCTGGCTCCTGGACAACTGCCTACTTCATTGGTGGCGCACTGGGTTTAGTACTGCTCGTACTTCGCGTTAGCGTTAGCGAAAGCGGCATCTACAAAGACATAGAACACGACACTAGCATAACCAAAGGAAACTTCCTTTCCTTTTTTACCAATAAAACACGCTTTATCAAATACCTCAAATGCATCGCCATCGGATTGCCAACGTGGTTCAGCATTGGTATATTGGCTTTGATGGCAAATCAGTTTGCACCCATTATGGGCATAGACAACATTGTTCCCGGCAAAGCCATCATGTGGGCATACATTGGTATCTCCGTCGGTGACTTCGCCAGCGGATTCATCTCTCACCTGCTCCATTCCCGAAAAAAAGCCATTTTCTACATGATGCTTTTCACTGTCGTAGGCGTATCGTTGTTACTTTTTGCTAGTCCAAAGACGGAAAACATGTATTATTTCTATTGCGTATGGCTCGGCTTGGGAACAGGTTATTGGGCAATGTTTGTAACGGTAGCCGCAGAACAATTTGGCACCAATGTTCGCAGCACTGCTACTACAACCGTTCCTAACATGGTTAGAGGATTGCTTCCCGTTATGCTCATCGGTTTCGATTATTTTAAGCAAAGCATGAGCGTAATTTATGCTGCTGCCATTATTGGTTTAATAGCCTTCACTTTAGGAATTTATAGTACTCTTACTATTAAAGAAACCCACAACACCGATTTAGACTTTACAGAGTAA
- a CDS encoding YeeE/YedE family protein, with amino-acid sequence MTLLEIIKQPWPWYVAGPLVGLTVPILLLLGNKHFGISANLRHACAICLPKNIAFFQYDWKKEKWNLFFVLGILIGSFLTYSFLSNPNPIQIHPDLKAELMSYGINDISGMLPESIFSWNELFTIKGFLIIALGGFLIGFGSRYAGGCTSGHAISGLSNLQLPSLIATCCFFIGGLLMANFILPYILSL; translated from the coding sequence ATGACATTATTAGAAATCATAAAGCAGCCATGGCCGTGGTATGTAGCCGGACCATTGGTAGGACTAACCGTTCCTATTTTACTTCTACTAGGAAACAAACATTTTGGTATCAGTGCTAATTTAAGACACGCTTGTGCTATTTGCTTACCCAAAAATATTGCGTTCTTTCAATACGATTGGAAAAAGGAAAAGTGGAACTTGTTTTTTGTGCTGGGTATTTTAATTGGAAGCTTCCTCACCTACTCTTTTCTGTCTAACCCAAATCCAATTCAAATACATCCTGATTTAAAAGCAGAGTTAATGAGTTATGGCATTAATGATATTTCAGGCATGCTTCCTGAATCTATTTTCTCCTGGAATGAACTTTTCACCATCAAAGGATTTCTAATAATAGCACTCGGAGGATTCCTCATCGGATTTGGTTCACGTTATGCTGGTGGTTGTACATCAGGACATGCTATTTCAGGCTTGTCGAACCTTCAACTTCCATCATTAATAGCAACTTGTTGTTTCTTCATTGGCGGATTGCTAATGGCTAACTTTATTTTACCTTATATCCTTTCACTTTAA
- a CDS encoding DUF6691 family protein: MKNELDTNLDFETRSLDTICVNDSQLEHKWYHNLKYVFVGALFGLVFIKAEIISWYRIQEMFRFQSFHMYGVIGSAVLVGIISVFLIKKFNIKTIYGETIVFHDKTFNKGQVIGGVLFGLGWAITGACPGPIFAQIGTGVTVMIVTLFFAILGTWVYGYFREKLPH; this comes from the coding sequence ATGAAAAATGAACTAGATACTAACCTAGATTTTGAAACGCGTTCTTTAGATACAATCTGCGTCAATGATAGTCAACTTGAACACAAATGGTATCATAATTTAAAATATGTATTTGTTGGGGCTTTGTTTGGTTTAGTATTCATCAAAGCCGAAATTATTAGCTGGTATCGCATACAAGAAATGTTTCGCTTTCAATCGTTTCATATGTATGGCGTTATTGGCAGTGCAGTTCTCGTCGGGATTATCTCTGTCTTCTTAATTAAAAAATTCAACATCAAAACCATCTATGGAGAAACCATCGTTTTTCATGACAAAACGTTTAACAAAGGGCAAGTTATTGGAGGCGTACTTTTTGGGCTTGGTTGGGCAATCACTGGTGCTTGTCCTGGCCCTATCTTCGCACAAATAGGAACGGGAGTAACCGTAATGATTGTTACTTTATTTTTTGCTATTCTTGGCACATGGGTTTATGGTTATTTCAGAGAGAAATTGCCTCATTGA
- the lipA gene encoding lipoyl synthase encodes MDTVLDNNLPIGKPKWLKVKLPIGQKYTELRGLVDKYKLNTICTSGSCPNMGECWGEGTATFMILGNICTRSCGFCGVKTGRPETVDWDEPEKVARSIKIMNIKHAVITSVDRDDLKDMGSIIWYETVQAIRRMNPETTLETLIPDFQGNEKIIDRIVAANPEVVSHNVETVRRLTREVRIQAKYDRSLAVLKYLKQQGVHRTKSGIMLGLGETEEEVIQTMQDLRDNDVDIVTIGQYLQPSKKHLPVKFFVTPEQFEKYEKIGKEMGFRHVESGALVRSSYHAEKHIL; translated from the coding sequence ATGGATACTGTACTTGATAATAATCTTCCTATTGGAAAACCAAAATGGCTAAAAGTAAAATTACCAATTGGTCAAAAATATACTGAACTTCGTGGATTAGTTGACAAATACAAACTGAATACAATATGTACTTCAGGTAGTTGTCCTAATATGGGAGAATGTTGGGGTGAAGGAACGGCAACCTTTATGATTTTGGGTAATATTTGTACACGTTCATGTGGTTTTTGTGGTGTAAAAACAGGAAGACCTGAAACTGTAGACTGGGATGAACCTGAAAAAGTAGCTCGTTCTATAAAAATCATGAATATTAAACATGCTGTAATTACAAGTGTTGATCGCGATGATTTGAAAGATATGGGTTCTATCATTTGGTATGAAACCGTTCAAGCCATTCGTAGAATGAATCCTGAAACTACTTTAGAAACTTTAATTCCTGACTTTCAAGGAAACGAAAAAATAATTGACCGAATCGTTGCTGCTAACCCCGAAGTTGTATCTCATAACGTTGAAACCGTTAGAAGATTAACTCGTGAAGTGCGTATACAAGCTAAATATGACAGAAGTTTGGCGGTTTTAAAATACTTAAAACAACAAGGCGTTCACAGAACTAAATCGGGAATCATGCTTGGTCTTGGTGAAACCGAGGAAGAAGTTATCCAAACCATGCAAGATTTAAGAGATAACGATGTTGATATTGTTACTATTGGTCAATATTTACAACCAAGTAAAAAGCATTTACCAGTTAAGTTTTTTGTAACTCCTGAACAATTTGAGAAATACGAAAAAATAGGTAAAGAAATGGGATTCCGACATGTAGAAAGTGGCGCATTAGTGCGTTCTTCTTACCATGCTGAAAAACATATTTTATAA
- a CDS encoding cation diffusion facilitator family transporter: MEISHQESAIKATYFSLIGNAGLALTKGLAGFFGNSYALIADAIESTTDIFASFLVLFGLKYSNKPADENHPYGHGRAEPLITFIVVGFLITSATIIAYESIMNIQKPHDLPKSWTLIVLGIIIIWKEYSFRKVMQKGIETNSSSLKADAWHHRSDAVTSVAAFVGISIAILFGKGYESADDWAALFASGFILYNSYLIFRPALGEIMDEHLYDDLISDIRQVSHKVDGVIDTEKCFIRKAGMKYHVDLHATVDANITVKEGHDIAHLLKDTLRKEIPQLGHVLIHIEPNEN, encoded by the coding sequence ATGGAAATTAGCCACCAAGAATCTGCTATTAAAGCAACCTATTTCAGTTTAATAGGTAACGCTGGGTTGGCTTTAACAAAAGGATTGGCTGGCTTTTTTGGAAATTCATATGCATTAATTGCTGATGCTATTGAGTCGACTACTGACATTTTTGCTTCATTTTTAGTACTGTTCGGATTAAAGTATTCTAACAAACCCGCTGATGAAAATCATCCATATGGACATGGTAGAGCTGAGCCTTTGATTACATTTATAGTTGTTGGATTTTTAATTACCTCAGCAACCATAATTGCTTATGAAAGCATCATGAACATCCAAAAACCACATGACTTACCAAAATCATGGACACTTATTGTCTTGGGTATTATTATTATTTGGAAGGAATATTCGTTTAGAAAAGTAATGCAGAAAGGAATTGAAACCAATAGTTCTTCTTTGAAAGCAGATGCTTGGCATCATCGAAGCGATGCTGTTACATCAGTAGCTGCCTTTGTTGGTATTTCAATTGCTATATTATTTGGAAAAGGATATGAATCGGCTGATGATTGGGCTGCACTTTTTGCTTCGGGATTCATTCTTTATAATAGCTACCTTATTTTCCGTCCAGCTTTAGGAGAAATAATGGATGAGCATTTATACGATGATTTGATATCAGACATCAGACAAGTTTCTCATAAAGTTGATGGTGTAATAGATACAGAAAAGTGTTTCATTAGAAAAGCAGGAATGAAGTATCATGTTGATCTTCATGCAACAGTAGATGCTAATATTACTGTAAAAGAAGGACATGATATTGCCCATTTGCTTAAAGATACTTTGCGAAAAGAAATTCCTCAATTAGGACATGTTTTGATACATATTGAACCAAATGAAAACTAA
- the gap gene encoding type I glyceraldehyde-3-phosphate dehydrogenase, whose amino-acid sequence MKTKIAINGFGRIGRNLFRLLLNHPSIEVVAINDIADNRTMAHLIKYDSIHGVLPYEVSFDENSILVDGKAYSFFHEKEISSLKWNEIDFVIECTGKFKTFEDINKHIIVGAKKVILSAPSEVDEIKTVVLGVNENILDGTENIISNASCTTNNAAPMIKIINELCGIEQAYITTVHSYTTDQSLHDQPHKDLRRARGASQSIVPTTTGAAKALTKIFPEMEGKIGGSGIRVPVPDGSLTDITCYVKKEVTIDEINSAFKKSSEGNLKGILAYTEDPIVSVDIIGNKNSCLFDAQLTSVIDKMVKVVGWYDNEIGYSSRIIDLILFLNK is encoded by the coding sequence ATGAAAACTAAAATAGCCATTAACGGTTTTGGAAGAATCGGTAGAAACTTATTCCGATTGTTGCTAAATCATCCATCGATTGAAGTTGTTGCTATTAACGACATTGCTGATAATCGAACCATGGCGCATTTGATAAAATACGATAGTATTCATGGCGTGCTTCCTTATGAAGTGTCTTTTGATGAAAATTCAATACTTGTTGACGGAAAAGCTTATTCTTTTTTTCATGAGAAAGAAATTTCTAGTCTAAAATGGAATGAAATAGACTTTGTTATAGAATGTACTGGCAAATTCAAAACATTTGAAGACATCAATAAACATATTATTGTAGGTGCAAAAAAAGTAATCCTTTCGGCACCAAGTGAGGTTGATGAAATTAAAACTGTTGTTCTGGGTGTAAATGAAAATATCCTTGATGGAACTGAAAACATCATTTCTAACGCCAGTTGTACTACCAATAACGCAGCTCCGATGATTAAAATCATCAATGAATTATGTGGTATTGAACAAGCTTATATCACAACGGTTCACTCCTATACTACTGATCAAAGCTTACACGATCAACCTCATAAAGATTTAAGACGTGCTCGAGGCGCAAGTCAATCCATCGTTCCAACAACTACTGGTGCAGCAAAAGCATTGACAAAAATATTTCCAGAAATGGAAGGTAAAATTGGTGGTAGCGGAATTCGTGTTCCTGTTCCCGATGGTTCACTTACGGATATTACCTGTTATGTAAAAAAAGAGGTTACCATTGATGAAATTAATAGTGCTTTTAAAAAATCTTCAGAAGGAAATTTAAAAGGAATTTTAGCGTATACTGAAGATCCAATTGTATCCGTTGACATAATTGGCAACAAAAATTCTTGTCTGTTTGATGCGCAACTTACCTCAGTAATTGACAAAATGGTGAAGGTTGTAGGTTGGTACGACAATGAAATTGGTTATTCATCGAGAATAATTGACTTAATTTTATTTTTAAATAAATAA
- a CDS encoding tetratricopeptide repeat-containing hybrid sensor histidine kinase/response regulator: protein MKKIILFFFLTSFAFSQSRVVEPIDSVAYYIKLADLYKNKDNFKLSLKNANSALKYASNYKDILGKSKALTTLGTTYFELKKIEEARDYFLKSINELNSLPLSSDLALNYYKLGLCYMSLEEYEIAENYFKEAENIYSSLKIENKELINLQKGILYKNKGKYTLASNIFSEIISKGDTNDDFNTKAEALYQIADIELKKNRNNLALNYLTRALSINSKGNNFEQRIKILFELSLVNDNLLNLSESHRYLKLHVNLRDSLIQLNKKRLASTDFNSIKESERVDLFEQLSKENEARQRTSRFTKLISILAIALISILSLLSLSLYKNNIIRTRSNEMLQDKNHELEIAKEKAEKASQARADFLSTVSHELRTPLNAINGITHLLLEENPKENQLHYLNSLKFSGNYLLTFINDILEINRIESKNIEVEKIDFNPKELLVNIQNSLKQLANTNNNKLILDFDENIPEMVVGDPTKMSQIFLNLINNALKFTKNGQVTVLAELFGTNNNVATIHFSVTDTGIGIAKEKQETIFDSFAQGSIEINRKYGGTGLGLAIVKKLIDLLGGNIKLESELGKGSNFYFDLEMEISSHSVEKEKEEELMLEEDIDALLEGKNVLIVEDNKINQMITKKMIEKKGMIADIIDNGEEAVEVIKNNNHHYDLILMDVHLPGINGTIATKQIRKFNQKLPIIALTAISLNENRGILLSFGMDEVITKPFEPNKFYSIISKVLSNSKSAA, encoded by the coding sequence TTGAAAAAAATAATTTTGTTTTTTTTTCTAACGTCTTTTGCGTTCAGTCAAAGTCGTGTTGTCGAACCTATCGACAGTGTTGCTTATTATATTAAACTAGCCGATTTATATAAAAATAAAGATAATTTTAAATTATCTCTTAAAAATGCAAATAGTGCATTAAAATATGCCTCAAATTATAAAGATATTTTAGGAAAGTCTAAAGCTCTAACTACGCTTGGTACTACCTATTTTGAATTAAAAAAAATTGAAGAAGCCAGAGATTATTTCCTCAAAAGTATTAATGAATTAAATTCTTTACCACTTTCTTCTGATTTGGCATTGAATTATTATAAACTCGGGCTTTGCTATATGAGTTTAGAAGAATATGAAATTGCCGAAAACTATTTTAAAGAAGCTGAAAATATTTATTCGAGTTTAAAAATTGAAAATAAAGAACTCATCAATTTACAGAAAGGAATTTTATATAAAAATAAAGGCAAATATACTTTAGCATCAAATATATTTTCGGAAATTATTTCTAAAGGCGATACTAATGATGACTTTAATACAAAAGCAGAAGCTTTGTATCAAATTGCAGATATTGAATTAAAAAAAAACCGTAATAATTTAGCGTTAAATTATTTAACACGCGCATTATCAATTAATTCTAAAGGAAACAACTTTGAACAACGCATAAAAATTTTATTTGAACTTAGTCTTGTTAATGATAATTTATTAAATCTGAGTGAGTCACACAGATATCTTAAGTTGCATGTTAACCTCAGAGATAGTTTAATCCAATTAAATAAAAAACGTCTTGCTTCTACTGATTTTAATTCGATTAAAGAAAGTGAAAGAGTAGATTTATTTGAACAGTTAAGTAAAGAAAATGAAGCCAGACAACGTACTTCAAGGTTTACAAAACTTATCAGTATTTTAGCTATTGCGTTGATTTCTATTCTATCGTTATTGAGTTTGTCGTTGTATAAAAACAACATCATCAGAACCAGGTCTAACGAAATGTTACAAGACAAAAACCATGAACTTGAAATTGCTAAAGAAAAAGCAGAAAAAGCATCACAAGCCAGAGCTGATTTTTTATCAACTGTTAGTCATGAATTGAGGACGCCTTTGAATGCTATAAATGGGATTACACATTTATTATTAGAAGAAAATCCGAAAGAAAATCAATTGCATTATCTTAATTCTTTGAAGTTTTCAGGAAATTATCTCTTGACTTTTATTAATGATATTCTTGAAATTAACCGAATAGAATCTAAAAATATTGAAGTCGAAAAAATTGACTTTAACCCAAAAGAATTATTAGTAAATATTCAAAATTCACTCAAGCAACTTGCGAATACCAATAACAATAAATTGATATTGGATTTTGATGAAAACATACCTGAAATGGTTGTTGGCGATCCAACAAAAATGTCTCAAATCTTTCTGAATTTAATTAATAATGCTCTGAAATTTACAAAAAATGGTCAAGTAACCGTTTTGGCAGAATTATTTGGAACAAACAATAATGTGGCAACCATACATTTTTCGGTTACTGATACTGGAATAGGAATTGCAAAAGAAAAACAAGAAACCATTTTTGATAGTTTTGCTCAAGGTTCAATAGAAATTAATAGAAAATATGGCGGAACAGGTTTAGGTTTAGCTATTGTTAAAAAACTTATTGATTTATTAGGTGGAAACATAAAACTTGAAAGTGAACTTGGAAAAGGTTCAAATTTTTACTTTGATTTAGAAATGGAAATCAGTAGCCATTCTGTTGAAAAGGAAAAAGAAGAAGAATTGATGTTGGAAGAAGATATTGATGCACTGCTTGAAGGTAAAAATGTGCTAATAGTAGAAGATAACAAAATCAATCAAATGATTACCAAAAAAATGATTGAAAAGAAAGGTATGATTGCCGATATAATTGATAATGGTGAAGAAGCCGTTGAGGTAATTAAAAATAATAATCATCACTACGACTTGATTCTTATGGATGTGCATTTACCTGGAATTAACGGTACAATTGCGACAAAACAAATTAGAAAGTTCAACCAAAAACTTCCAATTATTGCCTTGACAGCCATTTCATTAAATGAAAATCGAGGTATACTACTATCCTTTGGAATGGATGAAGTAATTACTAAACCTTTTGAGCCAAATAAATTTTACTCTATAATTTCAAAAGTACTTAGTAATTCAAAATCAGCTGCTTGA